The nucleotide window ACGCTGCGCAAGGAGCTGGAGGCCGAGTTCGACGCCGAGCACGGCATCACCCCCGAGCTGTGGATCCGCAAGGAGGAGCCGCGCGGCCCGGTGGCCGACGGGATGCCCGCCACCCCCGAGCTGCTGGCCCAGGTCGACGCGCTGCCGCCGGCCACCGACACCCCGGACATCGACGAGGCGAGTGCCGTACGGGCCGAGGAGTCCTACGGTCTGCGCCGGCTGCTGCGCGGCTTCGGGCTGCCGCTGCTGGTGAGCCTCGGACTCGTCGCCGTCGACGCGGGCATGGGCCTGCTCCTGCCCGTCCTCATCAGGCACGGCATCGACGAGGGCGTCACCCAGCTGGCGATCGGCGCGGTCTGGGCCGCGTCCGGGCTCGGCCTGTTCGTCGTGCTCGTGCAGTGGCTCGCGCAGATCGGCGAGACCCGGATGACCGGGCGCACCGGCGAGCGGGTCCTGTACGCGCTCCGCCTCAAGATCTTCGCGCAGCTCCAGCGGCTCGGCCTCGACTACTACGAACGGGAGCTGACCGGCCGGATCATGACCCGGATGACGACGGACGTGGACGCCCTGTCCACGTTCCTCCAGACCGGTCTGGTCACGGCCTTCGTCTCCGTCGTCACCTTCTTCGGCATCATGGTCGCCCTGCTCGTCCTCGACGTCGAACTGGCTCTGGTCGTGTTCGCGACACTGCCCGTCCTGGTCATCGGGACGTTCTTCTTCCGCCGCAAGAGCGTCGCGGCGTACGAGCTGGCCCGTGAGCGCATCAGCGCCGTCAACGCCGACCTCCAGGAGTCCGTCTCCGGACTGCGCATCGTGCAGGCCTTCCGCCGCGAGCACGACGGCGCCGCACGGTACGCGGCGAGCAGCGACCACTACCGCGAGGCCCGGGTACGCGGCCAGTGGCTGATCTCCATCTACTTCCCGTTCGTCCAGCTGCTGTCCTCCGTCGCCGCGGCCGCCGTGCTGATCGTCGGTGCGGGCCGTGTCGACAACGGGACACTGACCACCGGTGCGCTGGTCGCGTACCTCCTCTACATCGAGCTGTTCTTCGCTCCCGTGCAGCAGCTCTCCCAGGTCTTCGACGGCTATCAGCAGGCCACGGTCTCGCTCGGCCGCATCCAGGAACTCCTCCAGGAGCGGACGTCCACGGCCGACCCCGACGAGCCGCTGGACGTGCCGTCGCTGCGCGGCGAGATCGCGTTCGACGGCGTGTCCTTCGCGTACAACGGCGAGGAAGAGGCACTCACCGGCATCGACCTGCGCATCCCGGCGGGTCAGACGGTCGCCTTCGTCGGCGAGACGGGCGCGGGCAAGTCCACGCTCGTCAAGCTCGTCGCCCGGTTCTACGACCCGACGGCGGGCCGGGTGACGGCGGACGGCACCGATCTGCGCAAGCTCGACATGACCGCGTACCGGCACCGGCTCGGAGTCGTACCGCAGGAGGCGTACCTCTTCGCCGGTACGGTTCGCGACGCCATCGCCTACGGTCTGCCGGACGCCACCGATGCCCAGGTGGAGGCGGCGGCGCGAGCGGTCGGCGCGCACGGGATGATCGCCACGCTCGAGGGCGGCTATCTGCACGAGGTCTCGGAGCGGGGCCGCAACCTCTCGGCGGGCCAGCGTCAGCTGATCGCGCTCGCCCGTGCCGAACTGGTCGACCCGGACATCCTGTTGCTCGACGAGGCCACTGCCGCCCTGGACCTCGCCACGGAGGGCCTGGTCAACCAGGCCACGGACCGGCTCACCGGCCGCCGCACGACGCTGGTCGTGGCGCACCGGCTGACCACGGCGGCCCGCGCCGACCGGGTCGTGGTGATGGACCACGGGCGGGTCGTCGAGGACGGTACCCATGCCGAACTGCTGGCCATGGACGGCACGTACGCCCGGCTGTGGCGCACGTTCATAGGAGAGGACGAACCGGCGGCGGTGTGACGGCACCCCGGCCCACGGGGACCGGTCCTCTCTCCATGCAACCTTCGGACAGCTCCCCGCGTCGTACGCATGTACGTGCACGTCTCGGGCAGGGCCAATGTGTTCGATGGGGATGGTGAGACCGCTGAGGTCATCAAGACCGTCGGGACCAGAGGGAGCAGAGGGAGCAGAGGACACACAGGAGGTGCAGGGGCCACAGGGGTCACGGGAGGCGCAGAGGCCACAGGGGTCACAGCGGCCACAGAGGCCCCTGGGGCGTCGCAGGCGCCCCAGGGGCAGGCGCACTCTCGCGCATCTGCTCGTCCTGCCTCTGCTCGCCTCCCTCGCCCTCGCCCTCGGCACTCCCGTCCAGGCCGTCGCCGCCTGCTCCGGAAGGCCGGCCAAGACGGTGTCCTTCGCCAAGGGTGAGCTGCGCGTCTACAAGAGCCGCGCCTACGTCTGCGCGGTGACCGTCGCCAAGAAGCCCGGCACCCGCCGCGCGATGAGCGTCTCGCTCCAGGCGCGCGGCGGCCGGCCGGTCGTCGACGAGGGCCGTTTCACGACGAGAGCGGGCCCGGTCACGGTCTACGCTCTCAACCGCTGCGTCCGTGCGACGGGTGCCGTCGCGGGCACTTCGGGCTCCACCGGATGGATCCTCTGCTGAGCTCCTGGTGAAAGATCACGCAACGGGTCTGGCGTGGCACGTGTTGCCCCCGCTAGGTTCACGGCGAATGTCGTGAATCAAGGGGAGGGTGAATGCGCAAGGCGCTCAGAGGGGTTCTGTCGCTCGCGGTGCTCATAGGCACTGTCACTGCGACAGGGGCCTCGGCCGGTGCGGCCACAGCCGCGGAACCGACCGCGACGCAGAGCAGCACGATCAGCGGCGACGCAAGCAGCGAGGACATCAAGGACCGCATCCTGGCCATCCCGGGAATGAGTCTGATCCAGGAGAAGCCGTATCCGGGATACCGCTACTTCGTCCTCAACTACACCCAGCCGGTGGACCACCGGAACCCGTACAAGGGCACGTTCGAGCAGCGCGTCACGCTGCTGCACAAGGACACGAGCCGGCCGACGGTCTTCTTCACCAGTGGCTACAACGTCTCCACCAACCCCAGCCGCAGTGAGCCGACGCAGATCATCGACGGCAACCAGGTCTCGCTGGAGTACCGTTTCTTCACCCCGTCCCGTCCGGCGCCCGCCGACTGGTCGAAGCTGGACATCTGGCAGGCCGCCAGCGACCAGCACCGGGTCTTCAAGGCGCTGAAGAAGCTCTACACCAAGAACTGGCTGACCACTGGCGGCTCCAAGGGCGGCATGACCGCCACGTACTTCGAGCGCTTCTACCCGAAGGACATGGACGGCGTCGTCGCCTATGTCGCGCCCAACGACGTGGTGAACAAGGAGGACTCGGCATACGACCGGTTCTTCGCGAACGTCGGCACCAAGGACTGCCGCGACCGGCTGGCCGGGGTGCAGCGCGAGGCGCTCGTGCGCCGCGAGCCGCTGGAGAAGAGGTTCGAGGCGTTCGCCGCCGAGAACGGCTACACCTTCAACACCGTCGGCACGCTGGACAAGGCGTACGAGGCCGTGGTCATGGACTACGTCTGGGCGTTCTGGCAGTACAGCCTCGTCTCCGACTGCGAGGCCGTTCCGGCCGACGCCGCCGGCGCCACCGACGAGGCGATCTGGGACTCGGTCGACGGCATCTCCGGCTTCGCCGCCTACGCCGACCAGGGCCTGGAGAGGTACACGCCGTACTACTACCAGGCGGGCACCCAGCTCGGCTCCCCGGACATCAAGCAGCCGTGGCTCGGTGACCTCAGCCGGTACGGCTACCAGCCGCCGCGGACCTTCGTGCCGCGCGACATCCCGATGACGTTCCAGCCGTCGAAGATGCGGGACGTGGACAGCTGGGTCCGGAACAACGCCAACCGCATGATGTACGTCTACGGCGAGAACGACCCGTGGGGTGCGGAGCCCTTCCGTCTCGGCGCGGGCGCCCGTGACAGCTACGTCTACACCGCTCCGGGTGCCAACCACGGCGCCAAGGTGTCCGGTCTCGTCGCCGACGAGAAGGCCGAGGCCGTCGCGGCCATCCTGCGCTGGGCCGGAGTCGCCCCGGCGGCCGTCCAGGCCGACCCGTCGAAGGCGAAGCCGCTCGCCCCGTACGACGCGCGTCTGGACAAGCGGGACGCGAAGACCGAGCGGGACCAGGGCACGCTGCGTCCGTGACGCACTGACCTGACGCCCTGACACCGAAGGGGGCCGCGCCCGCCGGGTTCCGTACAGCGAACCCGGGGACGCGGCCCCTGCGTGTGTCCCGATGCCCCGGTCAGTACGTGAGGCCGTAGCCGACGGGGTGGAGCACCTGCGTGGGATCGTCCGCGCGCTGGACGGGCACGGGCAGCTTGCCCTCCGGGCGGGCGACGCCCGCGATGACCCGTACTGCCGCCCGCAGTTCGACATCCGTCCAGGAGTACGTGGCGAGGCTCGCCGCGTATCCGGTCCCGTCGAGACGGGCGATGTCGTACGGGTTGCGGATGGCGACGGCGATCACCGGGACGCCCGTTGCCGCGAGCGACCTGACCAGGGTGCGCTGCGAGCTGGTCATGGAGACGTTGTACGTGCCCACGACCACGGCGTCCTTGCCCTGTGCCGCCGCGACCGCCTCGGTGATCTTCGCCTGGGTGGGGGTGATGCCGGTGGACAGCGCCGTCGCGTTGAACCCGAGCTCGTCGAAGGCCGCGGCGAGCGTGCCGGTGGGTGGGCCCGTCGTACCGGACGGCGAGGCCGGATCGGCGCCGACCACCAGGATGTTCCGGTGGGAGCGCCGCGAAAGGGGCAACAGCGAACCGGGGTTGGCGAGCAGCGTGGTGGTGTGCTCGGCGATCCGGTCGGCGGCGGCGAGGTGTGAGGGGATGCCCACGACCCTGTCCACGCCCCGGCGGCTGACGAACGGGTCGCGGAACAGCCCGAGTTTCGCCTTCAGCCGCAGGATGCGCAGGATCGACTCCTCGATCCGCGCCTCGCTGATCTCCCCGCTCTTCACGGCCGCCAGGACGGCGTTCCAGGCGACGGCGAGGTCCGGCGGGTTCAGCAGCTGGTCGACGCCCGCCTTGAGCGCCAGCACGGGCACGCGGTCGTCGCCGTACTTCGTCCGTACCCCCTCCATGTTCAGCGCGTCGGTGACCACGACACCGTCGTATCCCAGCTCGTCGCGCAGCACCCCGGTGAGGATCGGACGCGAGAGCGTCGCAGGGTCCTCGGACGCGTCGAGCGCGGGGACCACGATGTGCGCGGTCATGATCGAGTCGATGCCCGCGGCGATCGCCGCCCGGAAGGGCGGGGCGTCCAGTTCGGCCCACTGCTCCCGGGTGTGGTGGATGTACGGGATGCCGGTGTGGCTGTCGGTGTTGGTGTCGCCGTGGCCGGGGAAGTGCTTGGCCGTGGCGGCGATACCGGCGCTCTGGTACCCCTTCACCTGCGCGGCGACGAGACCGGCCACCGACTGCGGGTCGGAGCCGAAGGAGCGCACGCCGATCACGGGGTTGGCCGGGTTGACGTTGACGTCGGCGTCCGGCGCGTAGTTCTGCCGGATACCGATGGCCGCCAGTTCGGCGCCCGCGATCCGGCCCGCGAGCCGGGCGTCGGAGAGCGAGCCGCCCGCTCCCAGCGCCATCGCGCCGGGCATCAGCGTGGCGGGTTCGCCGACCCGGCAGACGATGCCGTGCTCCTGGTCGGTGGAGATCAGCAGCGGTACGGGCGTGCGCTCGGCCAGTCCGGCCCGCTGGATGCCGTTGGAGAGCTCGGCGATCTGGTGCGGGTCGCGGGTGTTGTGCGCCCAGGCGAAGTAGATGATCCCGCCGACGTGGTACGTGGAGATCAGCTCGGCCGCCGTGCGCACCCCGATCTCGGTGAGGTTGGCATCGATGTCGGCCTGGTCGGGATCGGTGGCGGAGTGCCCGTACACCCGCATCACGAAGAGCTGGCCGACTTTCTCCTCCAGAGTCATCCTGGAGACGAGCCGTCCGAGGCGGTCGTGCGTGGCGGGGCCGGCGGACTCCTCGGCGGCGGCGCCAGGGGCGACGGCGCCTGTCGCTGCTGCCGCGGCGGTGACCGCGGCGGCGGTGAGGAGGGCGCGTCGGGAGGTGCGGTGGTGCACGTGAGCTCCTTCCGGTACTGAAAGAAACTTCCAAGACTGTACGGATATATGGAAAGTAACTACCAGTCAAGGGGACGGCCCGAGAAAGCGGTTCTCCTGCCGCGAAGTCACCGTCTTGTCCTCAATCGGAGGACGGCGTCGACTGCAGCCCGGCCGCCACGCTCCGTACCCGCAGCGCCTCCACCGCGGCCCTGATCGCGGGCCGCCGCGCCGCCTCCGTGCGCCACAGCGCGTACAGCCGCCGCACCGGTACGGGAGCGAGCCGTACCGCCACCACGCCCGCCGGCAGGGGCCCACGACCCAGCCGGGGGATCATCGCGACCCCGAGCCCGGCGGCGATCAGGGCCAGCTGGGTGTGGTTCTCCTCGGCCTGGTGCCTGATGTCCGGCTCGTACCCCGATGCCCGCAAGGTCCGTACGAGCCAGTCGTGGCAGACCGTCCCCGGTGGCTGGCAGATCCACCGCTCCCTGGCCAGCTCCTCGCGCCGCACCGCCGTGCGCCCGGCCAGCGGATGGCCCTCCGGTACCAGCAGATCGCACCGGTCGTCCCCGATCACGGCCTGGGCGACGCCTTCCGGGG belongs to Streptomyces finlayi and includes:
- a CDS encoding S28 family serine protease; this encodes MRKALRGVLSLAVLIGTVTATGASAGAATAAEPTATQSSTISGDASSEDIKDRILAIPGMSLIQEKPYPGYRYFVLNYTQPVDHRNPYKGTFEQRVTLLHKDTSRPTVFFTSGYNVSTNPSRSEPTQIIDGNQVSLEYRFFTPSRPAPADWSKLDIWQAASDQHRVFKALKKLYTKNWLTTGGSKGGMTATYFERFYPKDMDGVVAYVAPNDVVNKEDSAYDRFFANVGTKDCRDRLAGVQREALVRREPLEKRFEAFAAENGYTFNTVGTLDKAYEAVVMDYVWAFWQYSLVSDCEAVPADAAGATDEAIWDSVDGISGFAAYADQGLERYTPYYYQAGTQLGSPDIKQPWLGDLSRYGYQPPRTFVPRDIPMTFQPSKMRDVDSWVRNNANRMMYVYGENDPWGAEPFRLGAGARDSYVYTAPGANHGAKVSGLVADEKAEAVAAILRWAGVAPAAVQADPSKAKPLAPYDARLDKRDAKTERDQGTLRP
- a CDS encoding ABC transporter ATP-binding protein produces the protein MEGAEQQGWGRRLAGYAWRYRRNVVLALGSSLAGMAVMALVPLMTKVIIDDVVVGHTRSLAVWTGLLIGAAVLVYIATYIRRYYGGRLALDVQHDLRTEMYSTITRLDGKRQDELSTGQVVGRATSDLQLIQGLLFMLPMTIGNVLLFVISLVIMAWLSPLLTLVALAVAPALWFIARRSRTRLFPATWYAQSQAAAVAGVVDGAVSGVRVVKGFGQEDQETGKLREVGRRLFAGRLRTIKLNSRYTPALQAVPALGQVAMLALGGWLATRGEITLGTFVAFSTYLAQLVGPVRMLAMVLTVGQQARAGVERVLELIDTEPTMKDGTKDLPADAPARVEFDDVRFGYAPLRSASARDNDTGSGASERPVLDGFSLTIEPGETVAVVGASGSGKSTVSLLLPRFYDVTHGAVLVGGHDVRELTQESLRAAIGLVPEDSFLFSDTVRANIAYGFPDATQEQIEEAARSAQAHGFITDLPKGYDTQVGEHGLSLSGGQRQRVALARAILTDPRLLLLDDATSAVDARVEHEIHEALKQVMAGRTTLLIAHRRSTLGLADRIAVLDRGRLAAIGTHEELERDSALYRRLLTDPDELGGTSPGHRPVRADVREDDRTLRKELEAEFDAEHGITPELWIRKEEPRGPVADGMPATPELLAQVDALPPATDTPDIDEASAVRAEESYGLRRLLRGFGLPLLVSLGLVAVDAGMGLLLPVLIRHGIDEGVTQLAIGAVWAASGLGLFVVLVQWLAQIGETRMTGRTGERVLYALRLKIFAQLQRLGLDYYERELTGRIMTRMTTDVDALSTFLQTGLVTAFVSVVTFFGIMVALLVLDVELALVVFATLPVLVIGTFFFRRKSVAAYELARERISAVNADLQESVSGLRIVQAFRREHDGAARYAASSDHYREARVRGQWLISIYFPFVQLLSSVAAAAVLIVGAGRVDNGTLTTGALVAYLLYIELFFAPVQQLSQVFDGYQQATVSLGRIQELLQERTSTADPDEPLDVPSLRGEIAFDGVSFAYNGEEEALTGIDLRIPAGQTVAFVGETGAGKSTLVKLVARFYDPTAGRVTADGTDLRKLDMTAYRHRLGVVPQEAYLFAGTVRDAIAYGLPDATDAQVEAAARAVGAHGMIATLEGGYLHEVSERGRNLSAGQRQLIALARAELVDPDILLLDEATAALDLATEGLVNQATDRLTGRRTTLVVAHRLTTAARADRVVVMDHGRVVEDGTHAELLAMDGTYARLWRTFIGEDEPAAV
- a CDS encoding glycoside hydrolase family 3 protein, which produces MHHRTSRRALLTAAAVTAAAAATGAVAPGAAAEESAGPATHDRLGRLVSRMTLEEKVGQLFVMRVYGHSATDPDQADIDANLTEIGVRTAAELISTYHVGGIIYFAWAHNTRDPHQIAELSNGIQRAGLAERTPVPLLISTDQEHGIVCRVGEPATLMPGAMALGAGGSLSDARLAGRIAGAELAAIGIRQNYAPDADVNVNPANPVIGVRSFGSDPQSVAGLVAAQVKGYQSAGIAATAKHFPGHGDTNTDSHTGIPYIHHTREQWAELDAPPFRAAIAAGIDSIMTAHIVVPALDASEDPATLSRPILTGVLRDELGYDGVVVTDALNMEGVRTKYGDDRVPVLALKAGVDQLLNPPDLAVAWNAVLAAVKSGEISEARIEESILRILRLKAKLGLFRDPFVSRRGVDRVVGIPSHLAAADRIAEHTTTLLANPGSLLPLSRRSHRNILVVGADPASPSGTTGPPTGTLAAAFDELGFNATALSTGITPTQAKITEAVAAAQGKDAVVVGTYNVSMTSSQRTLVRSLAATGVPVIAVAIRNPYDIARLDGTGYAASLATYSWTDVELRAAVRVIAGVARPEGKLPVPVQRADDPTQVLHPVGYGLTY